One Solanum pennellii chromosome 10, SPENNV200 genomic region harbors:
- the LOC114074481 gene encoding uncharacterized protein LOC114074481 yields the protein MNEMVQDAYGVHSDFEFGNNNVEETPNDKSRTFFEQLEAASRPLCEGSPHSQLSIDLRLLNIKSDWNFSQGAMDSVIDLMHDLVDPKPEIPDNFYKAKRLVSKLGLSSMRIHCCENGCVLYYKDDIDFESCNFCGKSRYKLAPSVKKVAVKTMRYLPLIPRLKRLYASNRSAPHMRWHHENRRPPGIMCHHPMERLGSILIELIPILQ from the coding sequence ATGAATGAAATGGTTCAGGATGCGTATGGGGTGCATTCTGATTTTGAATTTGGTAATAATAACGTTGAAGAAACTCCCAACGATAAAAGTAGAACTTTCTTTGAACAATTGGAAGCTGCTAGTCGGCCTTTATGTGAGGGGAGTCCTCACTCCCAGTTGTCTATTGATCTTAGGttattaaatatcaaatcaGATTGGAATTTTTCTCAAGGGGCAATGGATTCTGTGATTGACCTTATGCATGATTTAGTTGATCCAAAACCAGAGATACCTGATAATTTCTATAAGGCAAAGAGGTTGGTGTCAAAATTAGGACTGTCATCGATGAGAATCCATTGTTGTGAGAATGGTTGTGTATTATACTATAAGGatgatattgattttgaatCCTGTAATTTTTGTGGTAAATCTAGGTATAAGCTTGCTCCTAGTGTGAAAAAAGTTGCTGTTAAGACGATGCGTTACTTACCTCTTATACCAAGGTTAAAAAGGTTATATGCATCAAATAGATCTGCTCCTCATATGAGATGGCACCATGAAAACAGAAGACCACCTGGTATTATGTGTCATCATCCGATGGAGAGGCTTGGAAGCATTTTGATAGAACTTATCCCGATTTTGCAGTAG